A window of Aquila chrysaetos chrysaetos chromosome 19, bAquChr1.4, whole genome shotgun sequence genomic DNA:
gcttagttgctggctggggttaaactatgacaATGTATCATAGAATCctggaatggtttgggttggaagagacctttaaagatcacgTAGTTCatccccccctgccatgggcagggacatcttcaagtagatcaggttgctcaaagccccatccaacctgcctttgaacactgccagggatggagcatccacagtttctctggacaacctgttccagtgtctcatcaccctcatcgtaaaaaatttcttccttatgtccaatctaaatctactccctttcagtttaaaaccctTGCCCCTTCTCCTGTCACTACAGGgcctggtaaaaagtctctctccatctttcttataagcctcctttaagtattgaaaggccacaattatgtctccccggagccttctcctATGCAcgctgaacaaccccaactatctcagcctgtcttcataggagaggttctccagccctcagaccattttcatggccctctTCTGGACCctctccaacaggtccatgtctttcttggggccccagagctgcaTGCAGCACTCTAGGTGGGGTCTCAGCACggagagaatcacctcccttgacctgttGGTCACGCTTCTTCTGATACAGCCCGGGATATGGTTTGTTTTCAGGGCTGCAAGAGGATACTGATGAGCAATGCTATGACGTTTGAATGCCACCTTCTACTGTTGTCCCTATAGTGACACTCACATTTCCATAACCATAGGCTTAGCCGAGTGCTGTTGAGCTTGCAGTGGATACAGATGGGAGTAACCCAGCTGCATCGACTGTACAAGTTGCATTGGTTCTGAATAGAGCAGCCGTTGATGGCTGTTTTCAAAGTACTCATCAGTTGATTCTGGGAAGATGCACTCAATTTAGCCTTAGGCCAAAGGCTGCCACATAATGACACGATAAAGTCACACCCTTGAACGTATCCAAGCCTACAGCATGTCTCATTTaactctggaaaaaatgttttttatattaCTTATGACTGGAGtgttatttataaaatagtCATTTTCATCTATGGTTTCCTGGTTACTTTCAAATAAATAGACTTCCTAATGGTGAACATCTTAATGGCTTTTGAAACTAGATTGGTTTTTATCCTGAATTGTTTGCTGTTGAATCTAGTGCTTGTGGAAGATGCTAGATAACTTTCTAGCGTGAGGCTTTGCAGACTTTAATTTGTGTCAGCAATTATGAAACACGTGCTTCACATATTTTGACACAGTATTAGCAGAGAGAGTTCTTAGAAAAGTGAACTACATGAGCACATGGTTGAACAAGCTTCCATGCTCTTGACATTTCTCCTTGTGTGGCCAGCAGTGAATGCAAACTATGCTGTTGGGTGTGGGACAAAAACACTTGCACACTTGCAGTTGGAACCGAACCGTTAAGTTCAATCCACTACGAACAGCCACTAGGTTTCAGAATGACCTAGCCTCAATTCAAACCAGTGACAGAAATGAGAAGCTTCTATTTCATTACACCATCTCTGGAAGAGTTTAAAACAATATATACACACTCTGgttctgaaaaggaaaaccatATCCAAGACAGAATTCATCACAAGTCTCAGTTTATACttagaaatgagaaagagaCTCACTGGATCTCTGGAAACTATTACCGGCTGACAAATCAGGGGAGCCTTCATTTCAAAGAATTTGAGCCAGTTATTCACATCCTCATCAGTATTCAGAGGACAAGCAGAAAATTCTGGAGGCTACAGCAAAAGTAAAAGCTTTATAAGTGAAAGGAAGACACTTGTATCAAGATACTTTTTCTCTAGCAACTTTCCTTggcttttcccctccccactaTTCTGTTCACATTCCTTCTTGCCTAAAAGCAGCTCACCAGTGCCCATTACTGTGTTTCTGCCAGAAACAGAAGTGACCAGAATATTGCTTCTTTCATTCCACAGGTAGTGGGAGAACTACTGAAATAAGGATTCTCCTCCTGGTACCTTTTAGAAGctcaagcattttttaaaagtctgtttcttcTTATAAGTATCATCTCAGTTAATGTATTTGATTTCAATTCATTTTACAATAGTTCTACAGTTCTTTAGCTGCCCAtggatttcaaaagaaaagatgacGGTACTAAGGCCAAGTAATACAGCATCACTAGTTCTGTAACATCAGTTTTGTAATATCAGCTCCTTACTTTAATGCACTGCTTATCCTAACAGTTtatgcatacatttaaaaatacaaaacaaagtcAAGGATCTAAGATGTTACACCCTGATTTatacttttgttttcaggagGATGAAGAAAGTTATATTAGTTGAGAACAACTTACCATAATGTGAATCTTTGCCTTCCCCTTCTGAATGATAAATGTACCACCCATCCCAACAGGCTTTTCTCCATAGTGTTTCTCTAAAATTTGTCTCAGACAAGACACAAAGTTAAGTTCCCCAGTTCTTCCATTGGCTTTCACTTCAATGACCTGAAGAATGAAGTTAATTTGTCACTGCTGTCTCCTGCTGCAACAGTGTGCAAAGGTCTGTGAAAGCTTCTCTGAAATTCTCCCAAGCTTATAACCcaagattacttttttaaaatgtgagttTCCCTGCAAGTGCTGCTCCACTTGCATCGTTCAAGTACGTGACCAACTCTCTTTCCTGACTTTCTGTTCAACGCTACCTTTGCCTGTGAAGGGTGCTGGGCAGCACATCATTTACTCATACATGAGACAATGACATAAGCAACCCCTTTCTGTCTACCAGCTGGCTTCCACTCTGTTAGAAAGAAACTCTTGGAAACAGAGAAGTCTGCTAGTTTCCATGCAGTAGTCAGGTTTCTGACTGCTCTGCCAACACCTCTTTGTGCTAGCTGTGTTGGGGGAAGCACTTCTACAAAAAACTAAACAAGTACCCAGACCTGATTTACACAAGTACTTTATACAACCATTACCTTAAATCACTGCTAGTTTGGACTGGATTTGAATGGATGATTTATGATGGAAAAGTTTTAGTAAACTAGTATTTAACCCTCAAAAATCCAAATGCCTCTCTGTCTCCACCAATTCTTCCCCTCATTCACCGGCATCAGTTCCTTatgttttgatatttctttCATGGAATTACTACTATTATCACAGAAAACTGATAGGAGAACACTGAAACAGGAGTTTCCCTTCAGCCACAAAGCTCTACAAGCAAAGTCACCTTTGATCCAAGTACGTACCTTACCAGGTTGGCCCTCACTGGCATAAAGGTTGGCCAACAGCCCAAACTCACAGTCAGTGTATTTACTGCTATACTTCTCAAGCAGGCACCCTTTATCTGCAGGATTTATCTGAGCAATGTAGCTCCCATTTACAGCAGGCTTTTTTTCACTCTTAGTTTGAACAATAGGGATAAGCTGAGAAAAAGAATGTGTAAGAATAAGTCAAGTAAGTCAATAAGAACATGTTCGAGTCAGTCAAATGAGCAGAACTCATAAACGCAATTTAAGCTTTGGACCTTGATCCCAAGAAATAATCCCCTTTGTCACACAGCTCTGTGTCTCAGGATGAGGTTTGTACTGGTAAGAAAAATGCACTAATATTGTAACGTAATTGAAAActccagaaaacagttttactttttctggaCAGTTAAATTTAATGTTATGTGAAGATGAATgctagtgttaaaaaaaaaaaaaaaaaaaaaaaaagaaaaagagaagaaaagtctAACCATTGAGATCTGAGGCCTGCATGCAAGTATTGAAATTCTATGTAATACTTTCTCAGTGTACATTTACAACCACTATTATAGTGCCCCAAATTTAATCTAGATAGGGACTATATAATCTGCCAATAAATGCATCAAAATGAGATGGCAAGACCAGAGGTTTATGCTGAAGAAGACTGACTAACCAAAGCCTCCACAGGCAGTAGTTTTCATCTCCCGCCTCACCTGCAGGTGATCATTTTGTATGTGGCATCTTTAAAACTTACAATGGTAAAACAAAGCCATCCAAGAGGGCAAAAGACAGGGagtatttcaaatgcatttacCAGTAACTTTGGCAAGCATTTCTAAATCTTGTCATTAAAATCTCTGGTCAGGTCTTTGTCAATCAGTTTcaaaaaatcatgtttcttgCATGCTTCAAAGCAATCACATGCTTCTTGGAGAATGacaagttaaaaattaatctttattaTCTTAATAGTATGCAACTCATTGGATGGCCCTCATCTGAATTCCTTCTAATGTGTTTTATGTGCTTTTGGCATGAATGGcgtttattaaaatgttttgctgtaaaTGGGAAATACCCAGCATGATACTGCTCTACTATTATGATACTTTCATGAATTCATTGAGAACCAGAACACTTATTCACTGACCTCAGCATTTACTCCAAGAATCTTAGAtgaagcagctccagctccaagAATGAAAGCTCCAGGCAGCTCTATGTCTTTTGCAACTGCATTTAGATCATAAACCTGCAAGAGAGAAACAATTCTTTGATTTTGGTGTGGTGCTATGATTCtgaattttcattctgttcaCTATAACCTCTGGATGCATTTAATTCACAATGCCCTCATTAGTATTTTGGATAATTAGGTTGAACACAGTTTCTGAACAACACAACATTTGGTAGTAACAAATTGGGTACATgtccatttgttttctgaaagatagAGTCTGCCTATAAGTTCTCCTGCCATTTTACCCAAAAACTGAATTATTGTTCTTATTGAAATTTAtatttgtgtaaaataaaaaatggaagggAATATTATATAGAGACAGATGGGGTGAAGTGTCAGAAAGGAGGCATGGTATTCTTGGAAAAGACAGTAACACGAATCCAGTGTTGCcctgaaaatgcaaatacaaccagtttttactgtttttttacCACAGAAGCGTGGCTGTGACTTGAAATCCCAGGCATGCTGCAAGCTGTATATAAACATGCAGACAAGCCCCTTGTTTAGTAGTTTGTTCCACGGCTCCTGTCACAGATGGTATGTTTCCAAAGCTATCTTGTATTTGAGGGCAGGAGAAGATGAACCATCAACCACAATATGCTATTTTTGCTATGATATGTAAGATTTCCTGACATAGTCTGTTTAACACACATCAGAATCAATCtcataaaacactgaaaagtaaGTCTCTTTCACAAGTGGAATATTATAGTATCTGTTAGTCCttagttttgtttgtatttcaacaagatactgcttttcttttgacagATATGTTAAACCCCACAGCTACAGGAAAgactcactttttctttctgtacaaCAGGTATGAGATAAGGAACACCTCCCACATCTGCTATTCTAGGCTTTCCGCAGATTCCTGGAAGAATACAGCCAGTTAGcttggtaaaatattttttcctaataatctTAAATGAGCACACAATCTAAATCCACCAAAGAACTGGTTCCTTGAACTTCTAAAACCCTTTGAGAACACTATTTCCCTAGCATGCTTAGATAAAGTGTTGCACTCTTAAGAAGTCCGAGGACAGTAAGCCCTAAAATGATTCACAGTAGGATTTAATGCTAAGCAACCTGTTGTAAAATTAACATTCTCtaagcacaaaaaaatattacagcGGGCAACAACTGCCATTTGCTAGTTCTCCAGCAACATGCCTTTGTCAGAGAGTAGATACCCCCACTGGGACTCCGCTTGCAAAATTTCAGCAAAGCGGATGCCTGAGTCTCAGGACAATTCATCCCACTTATTTGGACATGTATTTTAAGAAGGGATGAATCACCTTCTGGAGGTGTTTCTTTCTCTACATTGATGACAGAGGGAACTCAGAGGAGTAGCACAGATGACATGTCTGTGTTCCAGACAGCTAATGTCAAAGAAGATGAATCCCACTCAGAATAAGACAGTTTCACTTCACTGACATACATGAATGgcaggaatttaaaaatgaatagaagTACAGCTCCTTAGGTTCAGAGAGTGATTGGCATGGATCAAAAAAATTTCTCCATCTGGAAGATAACAACTaaatttcaaaaccttttcagTACACTAAATCAAGCTTATGAAATAAGTGAGTACTGCAATCATaggttaagaaaacaaattatgacAAGTACTTGGTAATGATTTGTCCTTGTTCATACATCAGCTAGGAAGcaaatccagaaataaaatgtagctCTCCTATCATGCACGTTCTTTAcctgaaaaacaatttaagcTCTCCCAACATCTTTAGAAGATCAAAACCAAGTAGGATCAGGTAGAAAGAACTGAAGAAGTCTTAGTGGAAGACAGGAATGCTAGGTTACCTTTAGCAGGAAAGTTGAAGGGTTCCTGAGTCAGATCAGGACAGTCTACAACAGAGACTTGAGCATcagcaaaattttctttaagcCCTTTCTGCAAAACTATAATAAAGAATAATGGCAAAGTTATTGACAATGAAAAATTACCAAGAGTTTGACAAGTTACTAACAACAATAAATATATCTGATTAGGTTATATTTCAGCAAGATACATTAAAGAACTTAATGCTTACCCTAAGTAACTCCATTGATTTAAATGTTACTGTCTCTAGGCACTTATTTCCTGAGTCAGAGcttcagagaagagcaaaagctTGTTCAGATAATTGTTAGCTACCACatcaattaattttaagaattttaaaaaccttttaattGACGTACAATAACTGACTGCTACTAGTAGCACTAGGAGCAGCACAGTGTAAAGTAACATGGGTAAATTCAAAGCACATTCAGCAGTGGCTTTGCTTCACAAGAGCAGACAATTATGATCACAGTCAAATATCACGCGAGAGCAAAGGAGGAAGTAAGTTTTAGCTGAAGTGACAATCAGTTCTTTAACTAGACTGTTTGCAATAGCTTGATCATAATCTCAAACTGTCTCTGCTGTCTGGAAACTTCTGCTGTCACAGGATATTGCCTGTCATGTTTACGTTCATGTGGAGATTTTTTGGCAAGTGCCACTGCCACTTGGATAATGATACGGTGCTGATATCTAgacttttggttttgcttcataTCAATGTTTTTAGGCTCCGAACCTGCAAAGTCACTGAAACAACAGGAAGGATTCTGACTTAGACAAGTGCACTGTTTGGAAACAACTTCCAAACCTTAATTGAGTGTGGGATTGCCTTCACATACACTGCTTCAAATACTGTGTTAAAAGGTCCAAGTTCTTTCATGCCTGAGGGTCTGCTTTGGCAGGTGTCTCAAACTAAGGAACAGAAAATCTAGTCTGTGATCTCAAATCAGGCAGTTCTTTATTTACTCAGAAGACTTTCCTGTGCCTTTGTTTCCTCCAATCAGGATTTCAGCTGTGCCTTACCTCTTGGGAGCAGATTTACCAAGCTATTGACCACAAGGGTCAGTAGAAGGTACTTGACAGGTTTCTAAATACCTCTCGGCATCTTCTGATAAGtggaaaaggacaagaaaagggCACTACTCAAATTATACTCAAGAGctgaacagcaacaaaattcaCAACTGACAGGAGGTCCTCAGGACAGACagggcaaaaaataaaaaggaaaattctgctTCATGACCCATCTTTTCTGCTACTGTTTTAAGCTGTTCTACTGCAAGTACATGCTGTTCTCTGCAGACCCCACAGGTCTATAGCAGCCCTGGCCTACTGCCCCGGCCTGACAGCTACAGGGTGAGGAGAGCACCAAGAACCACTGCTGGGACCACACTTCTGAAAGCATGGAAATATCAAACTCACACAGATTTGGGACAGTGGCAGACTGAACTTGAAGAcctctctgaaagaaaaaaaacccttcagtaCATCTGCTGCAGGAGACAGACTACCAGAAGGAATAATGCCTTTCTACTGGGGCAAGAAAAGAAGCTCATGAGCAAATGGATTGGACCAAATCACctctagaggtcccttccaaccccagCCATTCTGTTATTCTGAGCACTTTTTTTGAAggctttggaaagaaacaaactaaaTACAATGTTTCCTGCAGCCTGGTTGTAAGGCAATCACCAAAGAAGAGCCAACTAGGTTCAAGCAAGACGACCTGCCATGCTATAGTGCatcttttcagctgtgttttaagtagtcctgaaaaagaaagaaatagtaGAGGGTAGAGGAGGACAGATAATCCCATATATTTAAGTAAGTTTGGTCTGTAATGGTCAAACTTTCACAACACAAATGCACAAATATGCAAATGCAGCAGACAGTTTTAAAGAGTTTGAGAGCGTGTTTGTGTGCTTAAGTATCATTGGTATTTGGGGGAGGAGTCattgtttgctttaaagaaataatagcaTATAGAAAAATAGTGCTTTTCTTTACATCTCAGTGTGCTAAGAGCAGGAACATTCTGCATGTACTAGCTGTAGAAAGGTTTTGATAAGAGCTTTAAGATAAGTTTGAAGAGTACATTATAAGTTTGTAAAAAGTTACACACTGCGTAACTTACCCCCAGCAAGCTCCTCCAGACTTGGAACGTGAAAAGCAAACCTTTCAACTTTGGCCATTTCCTAATTGGTGCTGATTTCTTCAGGTAAGAAGTTACAATTTACTACACTGTAGGAGCGACTGATCTGTCAACAAGGATAATAGTTTAACGATTAAAGGAGGCTGTTTTCAATATGttacttatttttcaatttcactCAAGAATACATATAAAACAGTAGAATTGTAGTTCTGCCATCAAAGGAAAGACTAACAGCTTCAATAgtaatgttaattttcttaCGCGCTTTGGAAGAAGACGTGTCTGTCAACTCTATAGCTGGCTGAGAGCATTACCTATGCTACTCCTCAAGCTTACAACTGGGTGTAGGCAAAACACATCCTACGCTGAATACAGTTCAAGGGACATGTCAGGAGATTTATCTGTCCTTTGTAAGCCTGGAGTCataatttggttttgaaagaaaactgagctTTTCTGAGCACATTAGCTGCCTCCTCAGGTCTTCCCTACCTTAATGTTTACTTTTCCAGCATTGGCTATGGTGGACTTTCAACCTCAGCAGTGACATGATCTCCAATTGATTCTGGGcatgtttttcccttccagaggggaaaaggcTAGCAGCGAAATAGAGAACAACAGCAGCAAGTTCTGCAGTATCAGGCTCTGTACCCACACAGAGCCTGTaacaaaaagttttgtttgaacATAAGTTTAAGAACCCCTTTACAAATGAACTGTATTTCAGTCACCCTTGCAACAGCAAAGTCAGCTACTAGGGCAAACCATTAGCTCAGGGCAGAAACAGCTGATTATATACTACCTATAAATCAGCCACAGCAATCATTAACTCCTTAGGCACATGCTTGCtgcacacagcagaaaaagaaaatgggtcCCACTTATCCAGATCTCACGCCTTGGAGGAAAAAGTCAAAAACTTAATACAGTCCCAGACCTGACAGAACTTTTGTTAGGAAGGACTATGATGTGAGCTAGCTGTTTATGTATACTTCtagcttctattttaaaaagaaatcctagCTTTTATGATTGTCAAAAGTCCCAACTGCCCTTATACCATCAGCCTCTTAGtctgcataaagaaaaaaacccagcggaaaaaataaataaaaagagttGGGAGGTCATAGCAGTCACTTAACTGAAGTCTTTGAGCTCAAAGTTTAGCTACCCCAAATTACTGCTGTAGCATGCAGtagaggaagggagaaaggcagCTACCTGTGTACAGTAATTCTCATCTCAGTTGGTCTTATCCATCTCCACAGGTgactccctccctcctctgtcTCTGGAGGAGAAAGTAACAGGCTGGATTTGGTGCCTCTGGTAGAAGCCTACTGTCAGATGGAGTGACTCATACCCCAAGACTTGAAGTGTGCACCATGAACACAAGAAAGGGAGTAATTAGTCAGAGAAAGAAAGTAAGAAGATGGCTTTGGCAGTATCATTTTAGATGATACTGATTCCCTCCAGAACCTTTTGCCAGATCCAGAAGGAGGCTGTGCCAGGACCTAAGACACCCACTGAAAAAGTCCTGAAACAGACTAAGAAGACAGGCTACAACTGCTGTTGTGCAAAAGGCAGAGGCAAGACTTGGACACAGTTCAAATAAGTAGGCTCAGATATAACACCTAGACCATCACCTTCTGTTTAAAGGACAGTCGTCAGCTCCCCACAAtcaagaaagaagggaaagactGTGGGAAAAGCTCGATGTACATAATAAACCCGATCTAATTGTTAGACAGTAGTCCTTACCGGGAAGGACACAAAAGAGGAGTAGATCTGTGAGTCACCACCGGAAGGAGAGAATTCACGGGGGAGTTTGTGTGGTGTGGAAGGGAAAACCTGAAAGAAGACAAGACAATTAAGATCCATCATGGAGGGGTGGAGTGACATTGAATTACTACAGAAgactttcaaagaaaacccacaaatgcTAAAGGGACGATAAGATTATTAGATCTGGGATGGTGCAACAAGAATGGAGAGAACAAGCATCTAAAAAGACTGTAAAGGTCTATCTTTTtgaagctggaagaaaacatcagagaaaGTAGTCAAGGGACAGGAGAACGCAGATGAAATGGGAACCATGATattaatggggggggggtggggtgccTAGTAtcaaaatctgaattaaaactaaatttgGAGGGTACAAGCCGGACAGGAGAGGTTATAGGTACGGCAGAGATGAGTCAaggtgggggagaaaagaaatatgaggGAAAAATTGAAGATGGCAGTCGGTGAGAGAAGAGAAACTTAGCAATGACACCAGGAAGAGCAAAACATCTAGAGATGCATCCGCAGAGGCTGTATTCCTCAAACGGGGCGATGTAAGGAGATCCCGTACGTGGCAGAGGAAGGCTGCGGGGAAGCAGGGACATCTGCTCGCGCggctgggatttggggaagGGACGGGTCATGGCAGGGCAAGAACAGGCGAGACCGGGCTCCTTAGGGAGAGCATCCGGGCAGCCAAAGGCAGCAAGGAGCGCTGGCGGGAAGAAACGCTGAAGCTGACGCCGCGCTTGGCACGGCTACGAGAGGAACGAAGGGATTATTCAGGCTGGAGCCGCCAGCTCAGGGGAGACCGGGCGGCAGAGCGAAGCAGAGGCAGGACAGCAACAACGAGAGGCCGACCGGTGCAACGAGCAGCTCCTCGGAGTCTCACAGCCAGCGGGGAAGCGCGGGAACGGCGCCCTGAAGGGGAGCGGTTGGAGGGGGAGACAGCCGGCAGCCGCCCCGCACTACCCGAGCCTGCAAAACCGCTGGCGGGCGACCCCCGGCCGCCGCTAGCGCCTGACCGCACGTACCTGCCCCGCCGTCCGGGCTGCGCGGCGGCACTGCCCGGCActgcccgcccccgccgcggcccggccccggggaccGCCCGGCCTGGCCCGGCCCGCCACCCCCAGCATGGCGGCGGCGCCGGacctgcctctccctccctccctcccgtcAGCCCACGCGCCTCTCGCGAGCCCACCCCCCCGGCGCTATTTAAGCTCTCGGGCGGCCATTTCGCGCCCTTTGGGGCGGCGATGCGTGAGGCCGGGGAAGGTGGGTGAGGCTGCGCTCGGCATCCGCCGCCATCCGCGGCGCTGGGGCGGCGGGAGCGAGGGACCCGGGTGAGGGGGGAAGAGTCGAGTCGTGCCCGCTCGCTCAGCGCCTCCGCCGCAGGGCCCCTCAGCGAGGAAGGGCCCGGGGCAAGCtggcggcccggcccggtctGCCCCGGCGGGGTGTGTTGTCCTTGGGAGCCGGCTGCGTGGCGGCGTTTGGCGAGGGCCTCCCTGGGAGCGGTGCCGGTGGGGTGTCCCCGACCTGTGGTAATGTGGTGGGTGCCCACGTCCAAAATGTCTGCCGCGGCGCCGGCCCCAGCGCGCTGCTGGCAGCCGAGCTCGGCGAGGGGCGGCGAGCGGTGTGTCCAG
This region includes:
- the C19H11orf54 gene encoding ester hydrolase C11orf54 homolog; the encoded protein is MAKVERFAFHVPSLEELAGVLQKGLKENFADAQVSVVDCPDLTQEPFNFPAKGICGKPRIADVGGVPYLIPVVQKEKVYDLNAVAKDIELPGAFILGAGAASSKILGVNAELIPIVQTKSEKKPAVNGSYIAQINPADKGCLLEKYSSKYTDCEFGLLANLYASEGQPGKVIEVKANGRTGELNFVSCLRQILEKHYGEKPVGMGGTFIIQKGKAKIHIMPPEFSACPLNTDEDVNNWLKFFEMKAPLICQPVIVSRDPGFDLRLEHTHCFSHHGDGGHYHQDTSPDSVHYLGYLLPAELLFRIDRPQETHLVGRD